GTAGACAGTTAATTGATTTTTACCTACAGAAATCACAGCTATTCTTTATGGCAGACTGCCTATATTCTTTTAACTTACTGTAATCACTTATAACTTCATATACTTATTAATCAGTCTCTTTGGATATTAAAAAGACAGCTGTAAGTGCTCTGTGCTTTACAGAATTATATCAGTATCTTTTGGTATCTCTTATTCCCAAAATTACACGTAGGAAGATAATAATGGAAACTTCCATCTTTTTGTTACTAAAGTGGGGGAATCAAAGGCATTTGATGGTGTTGAAGCTTACCTTTTATTCAATTTTCTACACAGACAACATAAGTTTAGGACTTGTGCCCTTCTCCATCTGGAACAAAATGTTCATGATTGACAGTATGGGAGTGGCACAGACATCCAGGTTTATGTTCAACCTTTTATAAGCCGATTATTAtgttcacagttttgttttttcatacgtgtgtgtatacatgtatatgtcATATATCAACTCAGTATAAACTTGGTTATAACAAAATCAAATATAACTTTGATCTGTTTGTTTATATGACCCTTCAGCATCCTAATGACCAATTCTAATCATGTTTTTCATCAGGAGACTTTTCACATCACCTCAGACTCAGAAGCAACACTTGTTGTTCATATTACACAGGAACTCACAGAAGCTTTGAAGGCTTTTTGTGAGAAGAAAGCAGCGGTAAGTAACTTAATTTTGACCAGAGTTGTTTTACCATTGGGAGGAAAGGAGTGGTTGAACTCATTGTGTTAACACCCTGCCAAACTGCAACAGTTCAGGCATAGGTCAAAAACCCTCAGCTAAATatactttaatttattttttttataatttctaagTACCAAATACATTCATTGCATGGCACATTTCTGTTAGTTTTCCATCATCTTTCATCTGTTTGAGTTTTCTTTTACATGCGTTCTTACTATGTTCTGGGCACCATTTTGCTTTATGATGTCTGAATATCATCCTTCCTTTGCAGTTGGTCCCTTGCTTGATAGCTTTTCTTCTAAGGTTAATCAGGCTTTAAGTGCTACCCAAATGTGTCATCTCTTTCTTTTGTGGGCATGTGGATAAGTATTTCTGGTGACTTGTACTCTGCTCCCAGTTGAGAGATTTAATCTGTTAAGACTAAGGCAGGCAAGATGTTCCTgtctctatcccagctgaaaccaggacactgtctTTCTGTTGGCCCTTGCAAACCTCCCTAGCTtctttacataaaaattaaatacttgtaGAAAAAGGTTCTGAAGAAGGACCAGAATCTGCACAATAATGACTCAAGACCTCTGGCAGGTACTGGTTCACAAAATTCAGCAtgtgtttttctgaaagttatttCAGACTGGTTTCTTAGGAATTAATAATATATTCCATGTAAGCTGAGCTGTGGTAACTGTCTTTGTGCAAATGCCACCACCACCTTTTTGAGAGCTACACTTTCAAAAATGTCATGCATTTGAATATCATACAGTTCTCATGAGCTAGTTAAAAATTGTTGCCATAGCTTAATCTCAGGCAGTAGCTGAGCTTTCCATTCTGCATTCCCCAGCTAGAGACAGGATTTGCATATGTACCAGTTCTATATTTTAGCCAGGTGATCTGGAGGGACATGGGGCAATAAAGTAATTTGAAACAGGTGACTGTTTTTCCCAGACACTTTTATTCTGTTCTCCAGCCATGTACCTCTTCCAGATAATACTGTTGAAAATTGTGGTTTAATGTGGTAATTGTGAACAACAGAACAACACATCTTTCATATGGAGCTTGCCGTCACCTGAAATTGTACTCTGCTAACTTTCTATGGAGAACTTGCTATTTTTTTTAGAATGCTCAAAATTTGAGTTGAAAAACAGACATTCTGACTTTTTCCTTTACCTAGGTTAATTACACTAACAGTCTGAGGCCACTGATGTCAATAGCTCAAGATGAGTTTCCAGGAAGGAAAAGCATCCCAAAACACTATAAGCCATATGGAAAATCCAAAGGtaatttagatattttattcttctatttAAGTTTACTCTTAACACTGCACAGATTGTGAAAGTTTAGTTTTACAGCCAGCCATAGTACTTTGCTAGAGCACTGTGTGTCTTTACCCCTTGAGTCAGTCACAGATGGAGTGACACCCTTCACTCAtgagagagaagtagcaatatgtttattgatataaaacagcgATTTAACAAAGTCTTATAGTAAATGCAGCAatggtttaacaagattcgatggcaaatttcacttgatatttactgccTAGAGAACAGgatcagacaaaactgtcagggaaaccctcccattgagtcacaaggttcagaatGGGACCCCCTTTGTtgctaaactccttctcagagaggagtctgggTGTGGCTGGATtcactcctagtcccagacttggtcaacggtttatgTCTAAAAGATTATATATGTGTGCACTCAGTACTTTATATCACTTaactaagatttcaaagttttggTGTGCTTATTCCCAGTTCACTTACTGAGTATCTGGTGTGGTTAAGATTCTCTCAGCctcaaggagtaaccttgagaggtgtccttactcaaggggagatcctggcgtGCAGCCTgttgccatgcaggagagctcaacaggccctgggctgtccactgtTTATGGAGTAAGATGCTTGACTTACagtcatatttgcataccagCCATATTTCAGTTGGCTCATGCTTAACTAGCCTTCAGCTGCTGAGCAAGATTTATGGCCCTTATCTATTGTTATCTGTCTCTCCTGAGTCCAACTTAAACCAGGTGCAGCCATCCCGTCCACTACTGGTGGCTGTTGCTTTAAGCAGAGAGGGAGCACACCACCACAGAGTCAGTTCAGGATATCATTTTCTGAAATCTTAATGACTTCAACCTTGACTGTCTAAAAACACTTCTGTCTCACTGAATAGTATTACAACAGCAAAGATTCTTGGGAATCCAAGCAGTAACCTTTCCTAACCTTTAACATGAGGTTTTTTGGGTGAAAAGATGCTGGACTCAGGTTAAGACATAAAGGCAAGGAAATAGGAAAAGAACAGGAGAAGAACGCTTCAAAACCCTCAAAGTAGTTGTGTTTTAGGTTGATATCTTAAGATTTTGCTGTCTTTTAGTGTCacctatttatttattccttcaggAAATTCTAACTGGAATCAAGGTTATTTGTCTCGGTATGAAGAGTGTTCTGCAGATGATTCTTTTGTTTCTGCTAACTCATACAGTTACCAAACAGATGACAGATCATCTTCTTATGGACTAAGATCTGATGACTTTGCAATGATGTCTGCACTCAGGGACTCTCTTGCTCTTCAGACTGGAAGTCCTGCCAGTGGTATCAGTGAATGGCTGAGACAGTTCAGCCGATCTGCTTCTGGCAGTAATTCAGCTGGTGGGGCCTGTTCCTATGAGACAAGTCCAGTGAGTGAGTACTCAGCAGAATATATGTCCAACGATGTGCGAGGAAGTAAGCTCCCTGATAACAGAATCTCATATGGCGGGGAAAGTACAAACTGGGGGAATCAACAAGCGTGTACAAAAGCAAGGCATATGAGTGATCAAGGATTACCCTATGCCAATTCTTCTGCCTCATATCCTCCTTCTGGAAGATATTCCACAAACTATCCTTTCCAAAGCTATTCCTCTTACAAGAATGAGGAGTCTGTGAATACTTGTACATCTTCTGCAACTCCTGCTGTTTCAGGGAGAGGTGGCTGTAGGTGGAATGAGGACTTTAGGTGGAATGAGGACTCTAGCTGGAACCAGAGCTCTAGCTGGAACCAGGAGTCTAACTGGAGCCAGGAATCTAGGTGTCAAGGATTCAGGCATCCCAAGTCAGGCTACAGGAGTGATTGGAGTTCACATCAGTACTCATTTTCTGGCAGTGGTTCGTACAGAGAATACCAGCAGTTCAGAA
The DNA window shown above is from Strix aluco isolate bStrAlu1 chromosome 1, bStrAlu1.hap1, whole genome shotgun sequence and carries:
- the LOC141923215 gene encoding uncharacterized protein LOC141923215, yielding MSTVTEEVKPEDDKRDSEKKIFYCEVCKVPCMSSISLQSHYRGAKHRKKEKALRRKTVYCARAPLRTPMKYETQRPVKRGLTKDITCLKDFMNDPKREEPLVGLEHVVEIRFEGRKEPHYECKLCGFNTEMAPMIEHLSGYKHRRAYISKEFPGKMKRETTDVKECKVSFLRRIAGELEKTEGLKMYKIEGYIRPSTSPPSKKKARWGDDYKYENDPVRKQKALEFLETFHITSDSEATLVVHITQELTEALKAFCEKKAAVNYTNSLRPLMSIAQDEFPGRKSIPKHYKPYGKSKGNSNWNQGYLSRYEECSADDSFVSANSYSYQTDDRSSSYGLRSDDFAMMSALRDSLALQTGSPASGISEWLRQFSRSASGSNSAGGACSYETSPVSEYSAEYMSNDVRGSKLPDNRISYGGESTNWGNQQACTKARHMSDQGLPYANSSASYPPSGRYSTNYPFQSYSSYKNEESVNTCTSSATPAVSGRGGCRWNEDFRWNEDSSWNQSSSWNQESNWSQESRCQGFRHPKSGYRSDWSSHQYSFSGSGSYREYQQFRSSDKIFDEDAVGLTPNILNRLRGEDIPTMTRMLKQLAPYYPALQKLNIQTLVNVLVETRGKD